The following proteins are encoded in a genomic region of Gimesia algae:
- a CDS encoding DUF1501 domain-containing protein — protein sequence MHTIPHQTRREALFSLGASLGSLAFTSLLGAEQTAAASDVGPLTQKTPQRRARAKNVIMLFMEGGPGQMDTFDPKPELTRLHKQESKLTGGLEKGFKFFVGSPFGFQKPAETGIEMCDQWKYLSDPFVANELCNFRGCQAESLNHPEALFHMNTGSRLGGDPALGSWATYGLGTENQNLPGYVVMTELALPQGGPTNWSNGFLPPHFQGTRLRPEGSPILDLAAPGYKSRQHQLRALEELSRLNADHLQSLGVQDQKLQARMESYELAFRMQTEVPDVLNLSRETARTQEMYGLTEPETSGFGRQCLMARRLVENGVRFVQIFSGGWDSHDYLERGHSARIKSVDKPMAALIRDLKSRGMLDDTLVIWTGEFGRTPDNNKRGGVYSLGRGHNNQAMTMLLAGGGVKPGVVGATDELGARAVECVHPIRDLHVTLLHLLGLDDNKLTYFHAGRFKQLSQFGGQMIQEMIA from the coding sequence ATGCACACGATACCACACCAGACACGTCGGGAAGCACTCTTCAGCCTGGGTGCCTCACTGGGGAGCCTCGCTTTCACTTCACTACTGGGCGCAGAACAGACTGCGGCTGCCAGCGATGTGGGACCGTTGACTCAGAAAACGCCCCAGCGCCGCGCCCGGGCTAAAAACGTGATCATGCTCTTCATGGAAGGAGGACCCGGGCAGATGGATACATTCGATCCCAAGCCCGAACTGACCCGGCTGCACAAACAGGAATCCAAACTGACCGGCGGCCTGGAAAAAGGCTTCAAGTTTTTCGTCGGCAGCCCATTTGGATTTCAAAAGCCCGCTGAGACGGGAATCGAAATGTGTGATCAATGGAAATACCTGTCCGATCCATTCGTCGCCAATGAACTCTGTAATTTCCGTGGTTGTCAGGCCGAATCGCTGAACCATCCGGAAGCCCTGTTTCACATGAATACCGGCAGTCGACTGGGCGGCGATCCTGCTCTCGGCTCCTGGGCGACTTACGGACTGGGAACCGAGAACCAAAATCTGCCCGGTTACGTCGTGATGACCGAACTCGCACTGCCTCAGGGTGGCCCCACCAACTGGAGTAACGGATTTCTGCCTCCCCATTTCCAGGGTACGCGTCTGCGTCCGGAAGGTTCTCCAATTCTCGACCTCGCCGCTCCGGGATATAAATCGCGACAACACCAGCTCCGCGCACTGGAGGAACTATCGCGTCTGAACGCAGACCATCTGCAATCGCTCGGCGTGCAGGATCAGAAACTACAGGCCCGTATGGAGAGCTATGAACTTGCCTTTCGCATGCAAACTGAAGTCCCGGATGTCCTGAATCTTTCACGCGAAACAGCCCGGACACAGGAAATGTACGGGTTAACTGAACCAGAAACCAGTGGCTTTGGGCGCCAATGCCTGATGGCGCGACGACTGGTCGAAAACGGGGTTCGCTTCGTGCAGATCTTCAGTGGCGGCTGGGACAGTCATGACTACCTGGAACGGGGCCACTCCGCGCGGATTAAAAGTGTCGACAAACCGATGGCTGCCTTGATCCGCGATCTGAAAAGCCGTGGCATGCTCGACGATACACTCGTCATCTGGACGGGAGAATTTGGTCGAACCCCGGACAATAATAAACGGGGCGGCGTCTATTCCCTGGGACGCGGACACAACAATCAGGCGATGACCATGCTGCTCGCTGGCGGAGGAGTGAAACCGGGAGTCGTCGGGGCCACCGATGAACTCGGCGCCCGCGCAGTGGAATGCGTACACCCAATTCGTGATCTCCACGTCACGCTACTGCATCTCCTCGGCCTGGATGACAATAAGCTGACCTATTTCCACGCAGGTCGCTTCAAACAGCTCAGCCAGTTTGGCGGCCAGATGATTCAGGAAATGATTGCCTGA